The Nitrospirota bacterium genome contains a region encoding:
- a CDS encoding DUF302 domain-containing protein gives MKIFVRINHSGEAKSVGLEMKPTELLIFGDPKGGTALMKAKPTVAIDLPMKALAWQDKDGNVWLTYNSPVLLQERHGLPTELADKLDPVGRLLEQAVE, from the coding sequence ATGAAAATCTTCGTCCGTATCAATCATAGCGGAGAGGCGAAAAGTGTCGGACTGGAAATGAAGCCGACGGAGCTCCTGATTTTCGGCGACCCCAAAGGAGGAACTGCCCTGATGAAGGCCAAGCCAACGGTCGCGATTGATCTCCCCATGAAAGCCTTGGCCTGGCAGGACAAGGACGGCAACGTGTGGCTCACCTATAACTCGCCCGTGCTGTTGCAAGAGCGACACGGCCTGCCGACGGAACTCGCCGACAAGCTCGATCCTGTTGGCAGGTTGCTGGAGCAGGCTGTGGAGTGA
- a CDS encoding DUF1152 domain-containing protein, whose product MHLNLPIIDQLASCENLLIAGMGGGFDLFCGLPIYFELQYRGKEAHLASFSFSDIASLQDGTRVSPTLVGVDAGLTDFLPYFPELSLAQWFAEKRNQRVTIWSFHKTGAKPLLENYRVLIERLSIDGIVLIDGGVDSLVRGDESGMGTFVEDAISLFAVNELKQLAVRIHACLGLTIEPDVAHTQVLENVAGLMETNAFLGGCALAPQMDAYRLYEEAVLYAQGKRYQDPSVINSCIISATRGYFGDHHLTEKTGGSRLHISPLMSWYWFFDLPAVARRNYFLAALRNTDTFLDALHAVVSATSSLPKRTTPSTPL is encoded by the coding sequence GTGCACCTCAACCTGCCGATCATTGATCAGCTGGCCTCTTGCGAAAATCTCCTGATCGCCGGAATGGGCGGCGGGTTCGATCTGTTCTGCGGGTTGCCGATTTATTTCGAGCTGCAGTATCGAGGAAAAGAGGCCCACCTGGCCAGCTTCAGCTTCTCGGATATCGCGTCGCTGCAGGACGGTACCCGTGTGTCGCCGACGCTGGTCGGCGTGGATGCCGGTCTCACGGATTTTTTGCCCTATTTTCCCGAGCTCTCCCTGGCGCAGTGGTTTGCGGAGAAGCGCAACCAACGTGTCACCATTTGGTCCTTTCACAAAACCGGTGCCAAACCGTTACTGGAGAACTATCGGGTGCTGATCGAGCGGCTGTCCATTGACGGCATCGTCCTGATCGACGGCGGGGTGGACAGTCTGGTTCGAGGGGATGAGTCTGGGATGGGCACGTTCGTTGAGGATGCGATCTCGCTCTTCGCCGTCAACGAACTCAAACAGTTGGCTGTGCGAATTCATGCTTGCCTGGGACTGACTATCGAACCGGATGTCGCACACACGCAAGTACTGGAAAACGTGGCGGGGCTCATGGAGACCAATGCCTTTCTGGGCGGCTGCGCATTGGCGCCGCAAATGGACGCGTATCGACTGTACGAAGAGGCGGTCCTGTATGCGCAGGGCAAACGCTACCAGGACCCGAGCGTGATCAACTCGTGCATCATTTCCGCCACGCGAGGGTATTTCGGCGATCATCACCTGACAGAGAAAACCGGGGGCAGCCGGTTACATATTTCACCGCTCATGTCTTGGTACTGGTTCTTTGATCTGCCCGCTGTGGCCCGGCGCAATTACTTCCTAGCCGCGCTTCGGAATACCGACACGTTTCTCGACGCCCTTCACGCCGTCGTGTCGGCGACCTCCTCGTTGCCGAAGCGCACGACGCCGAGCACTCCGCTGTAG
- a CDS encoding ATP-binding cassette domain-containing protein, with protein sequence METCLGEEGRMEGYSRDAQASSGSHDESRETGLRSMTYSNIVELSHVTAYRSDTRVLTDLSLTIPAGCHTAILGPNGAGKSTLLKLLSCELHPVSREGSSLRLFGQEGWNVWDLRQHLGVVSHDLQHQYLEHVRGEDVILSGYDASIGTYEYQIFGATQRERAGQVMQELGIAHLADRLFGRMSAGEQRRFLLGRALIHNPAALVLDEPTCGLDLQACFHYLDLVRNLMRQGKTLILVTHHIHEIPPEVSRIVLLKKGRIVADGPKQEIFSSKTLSALFDTAVELMQVNGFYQVLPGKAP encoded by the coding sequence ATGGAAACCTGTCTCGGCGAAGAGGGCAGGATGGAAGGATATTCCCGGGATGCGCAGGCATCGTCAGGGTCGCACGACGAATCCCGCGAGACCGGCTTGCGGTCGATGACGTATTCGAACATCGTCGAGCTCTCGCATGTCACCGCGTATCGGAGTGACACCCGCGTTTTGACCGATCTGTCGCTGACTATTCCCGCCGGATGCCATACGGCTATCCTCGGCCCGAACGGCGCGGGCAAGTCCACGCTGCTCAAGCTTCTCTCCTGTGAGCTTCATCCCGTCTCACGCGAAGGCAGTTCTCTCCGCCTGTTCGGACAGGAAGGCTGGAACGTGTGGGACCTGCGTCAGCATCTGGGCGTCGTGTCCCATGATCTGCAGCATCAGTACTTGGAACACGTGAGGGGGGAGGACGTGATCCTGTCCGGGTATGACGCGAGCATCGGAACTTACGAATACCAAATATTCGGTGCGACGCAGCGCGAGCGAGCCGGCCAGGTGATGCAAGAACTTGGGATCGCCCATCTTGCAGATCGGCTGTTCGGCCGGATGTCCGCGGGTGAGCAGCGACGCTTTCTGCTCGGGCGCGCCCTGATTCACAATCCCGCCGCGCTGGTGCTGGATGAGCCGACGTGCGGCCTCGACCTGCAGGCGTGTTTTCACTACCTCGATCTCGTCCGGAATCTCATGCGGCAGGGCAAGACGCTGATCCTCGTGACCCACCACATTCACGAGATTCCGCCCGAGGTCTCCCGAATCGTGCTCTTGAAAAAGGGAAGAATCGTCGCGGACGGGCCCAAGCAAGAGATCTTCTCAAGCAAGACGCTCAGTGCTCTGTTCGACACCGCGGTAGAGCTGATGCAGGTCAACGGCTTCTATCAGGTCTTGCCGGGCAAGGCTCCGTAA
- the aspS gene encoding aspartate--tRNA ligase, with amino-acid sequence MLMRTHHCGELTKAHVGQTVVLNGWVQRRRDHGSVIFIDLRDRHGITQIVFNAERSPASHQHAHDLRSEYVVSVRGQVALRPEGSENPDLATGAIEVLVDSVEILNESKTPPFLIEDEADVTEAIRLKYRYLDLRRPTMQRLIALRHAVTQHTRAFLNAQGFLEVETPMLTKSTPEGARDYLVPSRVNPGSFYALPQSPQLFKQILMVSGMDRYYQIARCFRDEDLRNDRQPEFTQIDIEMSFADRDQVMSLTERLISTVFKEAAGVELPTPFPRMTYAEAVGRYGSDKPDLRFDMPLYDLTDFAAKSEFKVFKDAVAKGGLVKALIVKGGAAISRTRIDGLGETAKSFGAKGLAWVKIVGEGQLDSVIAKFLDARALLAVLPDAAVGDLVLFVADKPGVVHDVLGRLRLLLGEELNLIDKSAWRPLWIIEFPLLDYDQEAKRYVFMHNPFAAPLDDDVKFLDSDPLRARAKAYDMVLNGNEIGGGSIRNHRRDVQMKILDLLGIGKEQAEAKFGFLLEALEYGAPPHGGIAFGLDRLIMILGGADSIRDVIAFPKTQKAQCPMTEAPSPVSPDQLKELRIKLDLIE; translated from the coding sequence ATGTTGATGCGGACCCATCACTGCGGCGAGCTGACCAAGGCCCACGTGGGGCAGACCGTCGTGTTGAACGGCTGGGTGCAACGGCGCCGGGATCATGGCAGCGTGATTTTCATCGACCTCCGAGACCGGCACGGGATCACGCAGATCGTGTTCAACGCGGAGCGGAGCCCGGCCTCGCATCAGCACGCCCATGATCTTCGGAGCGAATATGTCGTCTCGGTCCGCGGACAGGTGGCGCTGCGGCCGGAAGGCTCGGAGAATCCCGACCTTGCGACCGGTGCGATCGAAGTGCTGGTCGATTCCGTGGAGATTCTCAACGAGTCGAAGACGCCGCCGTTCCTCATCGAGGACGAGGCCGACGTCACCGAAGCGATCCGGCTCAAGTACCGGTATCTGGACCTGCGACGGCCGACCATGCAGCGCCTGATCGCCCTCCGCCACGCGGTCACGCAGCACACACGGGCCTTCCTGAATGCGCAGGGTTTCCTGGAAGTCGAAACCCCCATGCTGACCAAAAGCACGCCGGAAGGCGCGCGGGACTATCTCGTCCCCAGCCGCGTCAATCCCGGCTCGTTCTACGCGTTGCCGCAGTCGCCGCAACTGTTCAAACAGATCCTGATGGTCAGCGGGATGGATCGCTATTATCAGATCGCCCGTTGTTTCCGGGACGAAGATTTGCGCAACGACCGGCAACCGGAGTTCACGCAGATCGATATCGAGATGTCCTTCGCGGACCGCGACCAGGTCATGTCGTTGACGGAACGGCTGATCAGCACGGTCTTCAAGGAAGCCGCCGGCGTCGAGTTGCCCACGCCCTTTCCGCGGATGACCTATGCGGAAGCCGTCGGCCGCTACGGCTCCGACAAGCCGGATCTGCGGTTCGACATGCCGCTCTATGACCTGACGGACTTCGCGGCAAAGAGCGAATTTAAAGTGTTCAAAGACGCCGTCGCCAAAGGCGGTCTCGTGAAGGCGTTGATCGTCAAGGGCGGCGCGGCCATTTCGCGGACGCGGATCGACGGGCTCGGCGAGACGGCCAAGAGTTTCGGGGCGAAGGGATTGGCCTGGGTCAAGATCGTCGGTGAGGGACAGCTCGATTCCGTCATCGCGAAGTTCTTGGACGCCAGGGCGCTGCTGGCGGTCTTGCCGGACGCGGCGGTCGGCGACCTGGTGCTCTTCGTGGCGGACAAGCCCGGCGTGGTGCACGACGTGCTGGGCCGGCTGCGGCTCCTGCTGGGGGAGGAACTGAACCTGATCGACAAGTCTGCGTGGCGGCCGCTCTGGATCATCGAATTCCCGCTGCTGGATTACGATCAGGAGGCGAAACGCTACGTGTTCATGCACAACCCCTTTGCGGCGCCGTTGGATGACGACGTGAAGTTTCTCGATTCTGATCCGTTGAGGGCGAGAGCCAAGGCCTACGACATGGTCTTGAACGGGAATGAAATCGGCGGAGGAAGCATCCGCAACCATCGACGCGATGTGCAGATGAAGATCCTCGACCTGCTCGGCATCGGCAAGGAGCAGGCGGAGGCCAAGTTCGGGTTTTTGCTGGAAGCCCTCGAGTATGGCGCCCCTCCGCACGGCGGGATTGCCTTCGGGCTTGACCGGCTGATCATGATTCTGGGCGGCGCCGACTCCATCCGCGATGTGATCGCTTTCCCAAAAACTCAGAAGGCCCAGTGTCCCATGACCGAGGCTCCCTCGCCGGTCAGCCCCGACCAGTTGAAAGAGTTGCGGATCAAGCTCGATCTCATCGAGTAA
- a CDS encoding pseudouridine synthase, whose amino-acid sequence MEIRLQKLIAGTGLASRRKAERMIAEGLVTVNGKVVRELGTKVDPTRDHVKVNGRHLRAVQPYVYLMLNKPKGVVSTLEDPEGRPTVKDLLRGVSVRVFPVGRLDFDSEGLMLLTNHGELAQALLHPRYHVPKTYLIKVKGVLSREQMDRLARGVTLEDGPTGPATVRPVRKAEQNSWLEITIHEGRKHQVKRMLEAVGHPVLKLTRVRFGPLSLGDLEPGEFRYLTDREANAIRDLVRDRVARGTRRAAGGANVHETHEPVPGHASRLSPPASHLRRRRAC is encoded by the coding sequence ATGGAAATTCGCCTGCAGAAACTCATCGCCGGCACCGGCCTGGCCTCACGCCGGAAGGCGGAGCGGATGATCGCCGAAGGGCTGGTCACGGTGAACGGGAAGGTCGTGCGGGAACTCGGCACGAAAGTGGATCCGACTCGTGACCATGTGAAGGTGAACGGCCGGCATCTCAGGGCCGTGCAGCCTTACGTCTATCTCATGCTGAACAAGCCCAAGGGTGTCGTGTCCACCTTGGAGGATCCCGAAGGCAGGCCGACGGTCAAGGATTTGCTGCGCGGCGTCAGCGTGCGGGTGTTTCCGGTCGGGCGGCTGGATTTCGACAGCGAAGGCCTGATGCTGCTGACGAATCACGGCGAACTCGCGCAGGCGTTGTTGCATCCGCGGTATCATGTGCCGAAGACCTATCTGATCAAGGTGAAAGGCGTGTTGTCGCGCGAACAAATGGATCGGCTGGCGCGCGGGGTCACGCTGGAGGACGGGCCGACCGGGCCGGCGACGGTCAGGCCGGTCCGGAAGGCGGAGCAGAATTCCTGGCTGGAAATCACGATTCACGAAGGCCGGAAGCATCAGGTGAAACGCATGTTGGAGGCGGTCGGGCACCCGGTGCTTAAACTCACGCGGGTTCGGTTCGGTCCCTTGTCGCTGGGAGACCTCGAACCGGGTGAGTTTCGGTATCTGACGGATCGGGAAGCGAACGCGATCCGCGATCTCGTTCGAGATCGTGTGGCCAGAGGCACGAGGCGAGCGGCTGGCGGTGCGAATGTCCATGAAACCCATGAGCCCGTCCCCGGTCACGCCTCTCGCCTCTCGCCCCCCGCCTCGCACCTGCGCCGGAGGCGCGCATGTTGA
- the guaA gene encoding glutamine-hydrolyzing GMP synthase — protein sequence MELWHDRILVLDFGSQYTQLIARRIREAQVYSQILPCSAPLATILAYRPKGLVLSGGPASVYERKAPSISKQLLDQDIPILGICYGMQLVTHLLDGEVAKATRREYGRADLVIDDRSDLFNGVGEGSSTTVWMSHGDRIERMPKGFRSIAHTANSPVAAMKMDGGGRKIYCLQFHPEVAHTVEGTRILRNFVYDICGCKPTWTMRSYVDTAVRQIREQVGKEKVICALSGGVDSSVAAALTHQAIGNQLTCVFVDNGVLRAGEGEQVQKTFASHLKLNLRFLDRSPQFLTALKNVTDPERKRRIIGRLFIKNFEAEAKKLGAIKFLVQGTLYPDVIESVSFKGPSATIKTHHNVGGLPARMKLKLIEPLRELFKDEVRVLGKELGLPDDIIWRQPFPGPGLAIRVLGAVTQERLAILRDAEMIVDQEIRAAGLYQELWQAFAVLLPIRTVGVMGDQRTYEHVIAIRAVTSLDGMTADWARLPPELLGRISNRIINEVKGVNRVVYDISSKPPSTIEWE from the coding sequence ATGGAACTCTGGCACGATCGCATCCTCGTCCTCGATTTCGGGTCCCAATACACGCAGCTCATCGCCCGCCGCATCCGCGAAGCCCAGGTGTATTCCCAGATCCTTCCGTGTTCGGCGCCGCTCGCGACCATTCTGGCGTATCGTCCCAAGGGGCTCGTGCTGTCGGGAGGGCCCGCCAGTGTCTACGAGCGCAAGGCCCCGTCGATCTCCAAGCAACTGCTGGATCAGGATATTCCCATTCTCGGCATCTGCTACGGCATGCAACTGGTCACGCACCTGCTGGATGGGGAGGTGGCGAAAGCGACCAGGCGGGAATACGGCCGCGCGGATCTGGTCATCGACGATCGCTCCGATCTGTTCAACGGCGTGGGCGAGGGCTCCTCCACCACGGTCTGGATGTCCCACGGCGACCGCATCGAGCGCATGCCGAAGGGGTTCCGCTCGATCGCCCATACGGCGAATTCGCCGGTGGCCGCGATGAAGATGGACGGAGGCGGCCGAAAAATTTACTGCCTTCAGTTTCATCCGGAGGTGGCGCACACGGTCGAAGGGACCCGTATCCTGCGCAATTTCGTCTACGACATTTGCGGATGCAAACCCACCTGGACGATGCGATCCTATGTGGACACGGCGGTCCGGCAGATACGCGAACAAGTCGGGAAGGAAAAGGTGATCTGCGCCTTGAGCGGAGGGGTCGATTCCTCGGTGGCCGCGGCGCTCACCCATCAGGCGATCGGCAACCAGTTGACCTGCGTCTTTGTGGACAACGGCGTCCTCAGGGCCGGGGAGGGTGAACAGGTGCAAAAGACCTTCGCGTCGCACTTGAAGCTGAATCTCCGGTTCCTCGACCGCTCGCCGCAGTTCCTGACCGCGCTCAAGAACGTGACCGATCCGGAGCGCAAACGCAGGATCATCGGGCGGCTCTTCATCAAAAACTTCGAGGCGGAGGCCAAGAAGCTGGGCGCGATCAAGTTTCTGGTGCAAGGCACGCTGTATCCGGACGTCATCGAAAGCGTGAGTTTCAAAGGGCCGTCCGCGACGATCAAGACGCATCACAACGTCGGCGGGTTGCCCGCTCGGATGAAGCTGAAGCTCATCGAGCCGCTGCGCGAACTGTTCAAGGACGAGGTGCGAGTGCTGGGCAAAGAGTTGGGCCTGCCGGACGACATTATCTGGCGGCAGCCGTTCCCCGGACCGGGGCTCGCCATCCGTGTGCTGGGGGCCGTCACGCAGGAGCGACTGGCGATTCTCCGTGACGCGGAGATGATCGTGGATCAGGAGATCCGCGCGGCCGGGCTTTATCAAGAGTTGTGGCAGGCGTTCGCCGTGTTGCTGCCGATCCGCACCGTCGGCGTCATGGGGGATCAGCGGACCTATGAGCATGTGATCGCCATCCGGGCCGTGACGAGCCTCGACGGCATGACCGCCGACTGGGCGAGACTGCCGCCGGAGCTGTTGGGGAGGATCTCCAATCGCATCATCAACGAAGTCAAAGGCGTCAATCGGGTGGTGTACGACATCAGTTCGAAGCCGCCCAGCACGATAGAATGGGAGTAG